In a genomic window of Erigeron canadensis isolate Cc75 chromosome 5, C_canadensis_v1, whole genome shotgun sequence:
- the LOC122600927 gene encoding uncharacterized protein LOC122600927 encodes MVPAVIIGFFGSLENFVVPYCRPDPDIDREDHVRYCFKLEKRVREKDVQYKIVDNSILELSYMYRRDPDRRIVKKQLPKGNYADAELRGWLDKFDVFRVDISGFQREPTKKQQLSG; translated from the exons a TGGTGCCTGCGGTGATTATAGGATTTTTTGGCAGCCTAGAAAATTTCGTGGTCCCATACTGTAGACCAGACCCTGATATAGACCGTGAGGATCATGTGAGATATTGTTTTAAGCTGGAAAAGCGTGTTCGTGAAAAAGATGTCCAGTATAAAATCGTCGATAACTCGATTCTTGAGCTGTCTTATATGTATCGCCGCGACCCGGATCGTAGGATAGTCAAGAAGCAGTTGCCCAAAGGAAACTACGCTGATGCAGAGTTAAGAGGCTGGCTTGATAAATTTGACGTGTTTAGGGTGGATATCTCAGGGTTTCAGCGTGAACCCACAAAAAAGCAGCAGCTCTCTG GTTAA